In the genome of Candidatus Hydrogenedentota bacterium, the window GAAAAACCGAAACCCTGCCCCTCGCGCGGGAGTACACCGTCCGCGTCCGCGTGACCCTCCCGCCCCGGGGCTTCACCTGGCGCGCCTTCGAGTAGGCGCGCCCCAGGTCGTCGGACAAGACGCTGTGAGAGCCGAAGCCAGGGCGAGAACGAGGTTGCTTCAGGCGCTCCGCTCCTTCGCAATGACGCGGAAATGCGTGTCTTTGCGGGCCTCAGACCGCTGAAAGCGTAGACGCGGCATCTTGCCGCGTTCTTGGGGTTTTCGTTGGCCCAAAGAACGCGGCAAGATGCCGCGTCTACTTTGCAGGCGTTCTCGCCAACCCACTTCATTAACAGCGAAGCGAAGCCATCTCGTTCCCGCCAAAACCCCGGCGCGCGCCGCACTTGCCGGAGCGGCCCCCGTTGGTTTAGGCTGGAAGTTGTCCGTCCCCGCGGCGCGGGCATGTGGGCCCGCCGGAGGACAGCGCGTCATTTCAACCGAGAGGGACTCTGGTCTATGGACAGCAAGGCGTCGAAGGGCATTTCCCGCAGGAGCTTCGTGAAGGGGGCGGTCATGGCGGCCGCGGCCCCGTACATCATCCCGGCGTCGGCGCTGGGCGCGGGCGGCAGGGCCGCCGCCGGCGAGCGGCTGGTCATCGGGCTCGTGGGCTGCGGCGGGCAGGGCCGCGGCGACATGGGCGGCGCGCTGGGGCAGAAGGACACTCAGGTGGTCGCGGTGTGCGATGTGAACACGCAGAACCTGGCCAAGGCCAAGGAGATGGTGGACGACACCTACGAGAACACGGACTGCGCCACCTACAGGGACTTCCGCGAGCTGATCGCCCGCCCGGACCTGGACGCGGTGATCATCGGCACGCCGGACCACTGGCACGCCCTGGTTTCCATCGCGGCGGCCAAGGCCAAGAAGGCGATCTACTGCGAAAAGCCGCTGACCTGGTCGCTGGGCGAGGGCAGCGCCGTGGTGAAGGCCGTGAGGGAGAACAAGGTCGTCTTCCAGACGGGGAGCATGCAGCGGTCGGGGCGGGAGTTCAAGCTCGCCTGCGAGCTGGTGCGCAACGGCTATCTCGGGAAGATCACGCACATCACCGTGGGCCTGCCCGACGGAAGCGACGCCAAGTGGGTGGACGAGTACCCCGCCCCGCCGGAATATCTGGACTACGACTTCTACGTCGGCCCGGCGGAGTGGGTCGCCTACCATCCCGACCGCCTCGACTGGAACTGGCGCTGGTGGATGGGCTTCGGCGGCAGCCAGATGATGGACTGGATCGGCCACCACGGCGACATCGCCCACATGGCCATGGGCTGGGACGAGACGGGCCCCGAGGAGATCACGCCCGTCATGTGCGCCATGCCCGAGGGCCGGAACAACCTCTACAACGCCTGGGGCAAGTACCTCTTCGAGTGCAAGTACGCGGGCGGCGTCACCATGACCGTCGGCAGCATGAGCGAGATGCCCGCCGCCTTCAAGAAGTGCGGCGACACTGGCACCCAGTTCTTCAACAGGCAGGGCGACTGGATCTACGTCTCCCGCAAGGGCTGCCAGGCCAGCAACCCCGAAATCCTGAAGACCAAGATGCGCGACCGCGACTTCCGCTTCCGTGTCCAGCGCAACCACATGCGCGACTGGCTCGACTGCGTCCGCAAGGGCGAGGAGTGCATCGCCCCGGTCAACGCCGGGCACCGCGCCGCCTCCATCGGCCACCTCGGCAAGCTCGCGCTCCAGCTCGGCGCCAATTTGAAGTGGGACCCCAAAAAGGAGCTTTTCATTGACAACGACGCGGTCAACGGGCTCCTGACCCGCAAGTACCGCGGCGACTGGAAGCTCGACTGAGCAGTTCCCCCGCATCCGCCGACCAGCCACGGGCGGGCCGGACACCCCGGCCCGCCCGTCTCTTGTCTTCCCGTCTCCTGACTTCCCCTTCCGTGTCCTCCGTGTTTTCCGCGGTCCCTGACCGCCGGACAAGACATCGCGAGAACCGACTCCGTGGCGGGAACGAGATTGCCGCGCTTCGCTCGCAATGACCTTGGAAACACACGTCATTGCGAAGGAGCGCAGCGACTGCGGCAATCTCGTTCCCGCCACGGAGTCGGTTCTAAGGCATCTTATCCGGCGGTCAGGGGTGGTCCCGCAGCTTGACTTGCATCCACCACGGCGCGGTATGGTGTTCACTCATCGCTTAACCGGCGCCGCCCCGGACACGCCCCCCGGCGGCGCGAAAGGATTTCCCCCATGGCAAAAGACCTCTCCAGACGCTCCTTCCTGAAACATGTGTCGGCCGCCGGCCTGGCCATGCCGCTGATCCTCCCGCGCCTGAGCCTCGCCGCGCCGCCCTCGGGCCGGCTCCAGCACGCCGCCATCGGCGTGGGCGGGCAGGGAAACTCCGACCTGGAGAACATCTTCGCCAGCGGCAAGGTGGACGTCTACGCCCTGTGCGACATTGACGAGAACACCCTCCAGAAGGCGGCCAAGCGCTACCCCGGCGCGCGCCTCTACCGCGACTGGCGCGAGATGCTGGAGAAGGAGGAGAAGAACATTGACTCGGTCAATGTGTCCACGCCGGACCACATGCACGCCGCGCCGGCCATGACCGCCATCCGCAAGGGGATGCACGTCTTCTGCGAGAAGCCGCTGACCCACGAGGTCTACGAGGCGCGCAGGCTCACCCTCGCCGCCCGCGAAAAGGGCGTCGCCACGCAGATGGGCATCCAGATCCACTCCCACGAGTTCTACCGCACCGCCGTCCACTGGCTGAAGGCGGGCGCCATCGGCAAGGTCACCGCGTGGCACTCCTGGTGCGGCGCGGTCTATACCACGGACGACAAAAAGCGCCCCGCGGGCGCGGACCCCGTCCCCGACCATGTCCTGTGGGACCTGTGGCTCGGCGTCGCGCCGAAGCGCCCCTACAAGAAGGACATCTACCACCCCTTCAAATGGCGGTGCTGGCGCGACTTCGGCGGCGGCGCCACGGGCGACTTCGGCTGCCACATCTTCGACCCCGTGTTCACGGCGCTGGAGATCGGCGCGCCGCTCTCCATCGTCTCCGAGACCGAGTGCGTCAGCGACGAGGTGCACCCCGGCTGGTCCATCGCCCGCTACGTCTTCCCCGGCGCCGCGCTGACGGCCGGCAAGACCATCGAGGCCGTCTGGATGGACGGCGGCAAAATGCCCGCCCCCGGCGTGTCGCCCCATGTGCCCGCCGACCGCGAGCTGCCCCCCAGCGGCTCCCTCGTCATCGGCGAGGAGGGCACCCTGCTGATCCCCCACGTCGGCCCGCCCAAGCTCTTCCCCGAGGAGAAGTTCAAGGACTACCCCAAGCCCGAACTCGCGCCCCTGGACCACTACCACGAGTTCGTCGAGGCCGCACTCGGCAACGGGAAGGCCGGGGCCAATTTCGACTTCGCCGGCCCCCTCACCGAGGCCGTGCTGCTGGGCAACATCGCCAACCGTTTCCCCGGCGAGACCCTGGAGTGGAACGCCGAAAAGCTGAAGTTCACCAACCACCGCAAGGCAAACGAGTTCCTCCGCCGCCGCTACCGCGGCGGCTGGCGCGTGCGCGGACTGTAGGCCCGCGCACGGCGCGGGGCCGGGAAAAGGAGTGACGGCATGACCGCAAGACGCGCGTGGCTGGAGGCCGCCGTGGTGTGCGCGGCGCTGGGGACCGGGGTGCCGCTGGCGTGCCAGCCCTTTCCGGTGCTGCGCGTGCCCACGCACGAGTTCTCCCAGCTTTTCACGCTGCTGGCCTTCCTGGTCCTGCCGTTCCTCACCCGGCGGATGGGGCGCCTGCTCCGCGCGCGCCGGCCCGAGGCCCGCGACCGCGAGCTGATCGAGTTCTCCCTCTGGTCGGGGACCGCGGCCGCCTTCGCGTGCGGCGCCCTGGCCTTCGGGGTCATGGCCGCGGCGAACGCCCTCGGCCCCAAGTGCCGCATGGTGGACGCCGCGCTCTTTTTCTGGGTGACCTATCCCCCGGCGGCGCTGCTGGCCGTGGTGATCGGCGCGGCCTGCGTGCGGCGCTCCCTGCGGACGCCCGTGTTCATGCTGGCCGCCGTCGTGGGCCTGTCGCTGGCGCAGGACGCCGTGCAGGCGCTTTCCGGCGTGCGCACGGCGGACCTGATCCTCGGCGAGCCCCTCGCGCTGAACCAGCGGGTGGACGCCGCGCCCCCGCTCTTCCACGTGCTCCAGCGCGCCTTTGTGATGCTGCTGGCCGGCGCGGCGGCCTCGGGCGCCGCGTGGGCGGCGGCCCGGCGCGACCTGGCATCGGGCAGCGGCCCCGTGTCCGCCGTGGGCGCGG includes:
- a CDS encoding Gfo/Idh/MocA family oxidoreductase, with the translated sequence MDSKASKGISRRSFVKGAVMAAAAPYIIPASALGAGGRAAAGERLVIGLVGCGGQGRGDMGGALGQKDTQVVAVCDVNTQNLAKAKEMVDDTYENTDCATYRDFRELIARPDLDAVIIGTPDHWHALVSIAAAKAKKAIYCEKPLTWSLGEGSAVVKAVRENKVVFQTGSMQRSGREFKLACELVRNGYLGKITHITVGLPDGSDAKWVDEYPAPPEYLDYDFYVGPAEWVAYHPDRLDWNWRWWMGFGGSQMMDWIGHHGDIAHMAMGWDETGPEEITPVMCAMPEGRNNLYNAWGKYLFECKYAGGVTMTVGSMSEMPAAFKKCGDTGTQFFNRQGDWIYVSRKGCQASNPEILKTKMRDRDFRFRVQRNHMRDWLDCVRKGEECIAPVNAGHRAASIGHLGKLALQLGANLKWDPKKELFIDNDAVNGLLTRKYRGDWKLD
- a CDS encoding Gfo/Idh/MocA family oxidoreductase, giving the protein MAKDLSRRSFLKHVSAAGLAMPLILPRLSLAAPPSGRLQHAAIGVGGQGNSDLENIFASGKVDVYALCDIDENTLQKAAKRYPGARLYRDWREMLEKEEKNIDSVNVSTPDHMHAAPAMTAIRKGMHVFCEKPLTHEVYEARRLTLAAREKGVATQMGIQIHSHEFYRTAVHWLKAGAIGKVTAWHSWCGAVYTTDDKKRPAGADPVPDHVLWDLWLGVAPKRPYKKDIYHPFKWRCWRDFGGGATGDFGCHIFDPVFTALEIGAPLSIVSETECVSDEVHPGWSIARYVFPGAALTAGKTIEAVWMDGGKMPAPGVSPHVPADRELPPSGSLVIGEEGTLLIPHVGPPKLFPEEKFKDYPKPELAPLDHYHEFVEAALGNGKAGANFDFAGPLTEAVLLGNIANRFPGETLEWNAEKLKFTNHRKANEFLRRRYRGGWRVRGL